A region from the Aegilops tauschii subsp. strangulata cultivar AL8/78 chromosome 5, Aet v6.0, whole genome shotgun sequence genome encodes:
- the LOC109752533 gene encoding membrane magnesium transporter, with protein MGIGYVIGILGGALLAHAAYATIQYRAVLKITEEEFSGPPVDVMMQLLLGLALCMWAGVSVPAKFLSVLPHSEENRIVSLPANLDFMIFNHRGRALPSDADLKLKI; from the exons ATGGGGATCGGCTACGTCATCGGCATCCTCGGCGGCGCCCTCCTCGCCCACGCCGCCTACGCCACCATCCAAT ATCGTGCGGTGCTGAAGATCACGGAAGAGGAGTTCTCGGGGCCGCCAGTGGAT GTGATGATGCAGCTGCTCCTGGGGCTTGCCTTATGCATGTGGGCAGGTGTCTCTGTTCCAGCGAAGTTCCTTTCGGTGCTCCCCCATTCTGAGGAGAATAG GATCGTATCGCTCCCAGCAAACCTGGATTTCATGATCTTCAACCACCGTGGAAGGGCGCTGCCTTCAGACGCAGACTTGAAGTTGAAGATATGA